Genomic segment of Streptomyces longhuiensis:
ACTCGGCGAACTTCTCGAAGTACTTCCAGCAGCACACGGGCGTGACACCGGCGGCGTTCCGAGCCGAACAGGCCTGACAAACCCCGGTTTCCACAGGTATGCACGGGCCCGCGGCGGCCCCGTTTCAGCATGCGCAACGGGGGGTTGACCGTTCTTCTCCCGCCCCTTACGGTGCTCGCACCTCCCACAGGTATATCGATTAACCACTCCGTCGTTACCCGTAACCCCGGTTGGAGACATACCGCTGTGCGCTCTGTGCCCTCGACGATGAGTCGGCGCGGATTCCTCGCCGCCGGCGGCGGACTCGCCGCCGCCTCCGCCCTGTCCGGCTGCTCCGCCCTCGCCGCCGACGACGACGACCCCGGCACCCTCGTGGTGCACAGTCAGCTCGGCACCACCGCCCCCGGCTCCCCCACCTACCTCTCCGCCCTGGACCGGTTCCGCAAGGAGAACCCCGGTCTCAAGGTCAGGAACCTCGTCAACGGCGACGACCTCCCGCAGGTCTACGAGACCTCGCGGCTGGCCCGCAAGGAGCCGGACGTCGTCATGGTGAACCTCTACGACAAGACGCTGGCCTGGACCGACGTCGGCGCCACCGTGGACGTGAAGGGCTACCTGGACGACTGGGGTCTGCGCGAGCGGGTGCTGCCCGTGGCTCTGGACGCGTGGACCGACGGCAAGGGCCGGGTGCGGGCCTTCCCCTACTTCGCCACCAACTGGCCGGTCGCCTTCAACCGGGCGCTCCTCGACAAGGCGGGCGTCGACCGCGTCCCGGCCACCGGCGACGAACTGATCGCCGCGGCGGGCAAGCTGCGCAGGAAGGGCATCGCGCCCGTCACGGTCGGCGGCAACGACTGGACCGGCCAGAAGCTGCTCGCCCAGATCATCCAGACGTTTCTGACCGAGGACGAGGCCAGGCACGTCTACGCGACCGGGGACTTCGGCGGCCGGGGCGCGCGGCAGGGCCTCGAGTACTTCGTGGAGCTGCGCGACGCCGGGGTGTTCGCCGACAAGGCCCAGGGCCTGACATCGGACTCGATGACCACGCAGTTCAACACGCAGGCCGCGGCGATGCAGTCCGCCATGTCGTCGGCCCTGGCGAAGGTGCCGGCCGAGGTGGCGCGCCACACCGACGTGGGGGGCTGGCCGCTGGCCCCGGGGGCGGCACACGACAAGCCGACGATCCTGCGGACGTACACGCTGATCGGCTTCTGGATCAGCCCGAACGGCACGAAGAAGATCGAGGCCGTCGAGAAGTTCCTGCGGTTCATGTACCGCCCGGACACCGTCTCGCGGTTCATCAAGGAGGCCGGGCGCGACATGGCGCTGCGGTCCGACACGGTCAGCTCGCACTTCCCGCTGGTGGCGGCGGCGCAGCGGCTCGGCGGTGACGTGAGCCAGGTGCTGCTGCCCGACCTGTTCGTCCCGCCGGCCGCGACACAGCCGCTGATCACGGCGACGAGCACCTCCTTCACGCGCGGCACGAGCGCGGCCAAGGTCCGCTCGGTCCTCGAGGCCGCGTACCGCGGCGCCTGACCGCACGCCCCCCTTCTCTCCTCATCCGTAAGGGAGTTGCTCATGACGACGATGACGTCGACAGCGGGCGAGACCGCGGTCCGCCGCCCCACCCCGCCTTCCCCGGACGCCGC
This window contains:
- a CDS encoding ABC transporter substrate-binding protein, with amino-acid sequence MPSTMSRRGFLAAGGGLAAASALSGCSALAADDDDPGTLVVHSQLGTTAPGSPTYLSALDRFRKENPGLKVRNLVNGDDLPQVYETSRLARKEPDVVMVNLYDKTLAWTDVGATVDVKGYLDDWGLRERVLPVALDAWTDGKGRVRAFPYFATNWPVAFNRALLDKAGVDRVPATGDELIAAAGKLRRKGIAPVTVGGNDWTGQKLLAQIIQTFLTEDEARHVYATGDFGGRGARQGLEYFVELRDAGVFADKAQGLTSDSMTTQFNTQAAAMQSAMSSALAKVPAEVARHTDVGGWPLAPGAAHDKPTILRTYTLIGFWISPNGTKKIEAVEKFLRFMYRPDTVSRFIKEAGRDMALRSDTVSSHFPLVAAAQRLGGDVSQVLLPDLFVPPAATQPLITATSTSFTRGTSAAKVRSVLEAAYRGA